A portion of the Lolium rigidum isolate FL_2022 chromosome 1, APGP_CSIRO_Lrig_0.1, whole genome shotgun sequence genome contains these proteins:
- the LOC124697930 gene encoding probable aminodeoxychorismate synthase, chloroplastic isoform X2, with the protein MAALRLPAPPTAARWGPTPPSASASARWLSSVGRGGPRRLVARGGKKGQEEPPVRTLLIDNYDSYTYNIFQELSVVNGVPPVVVRNDEWSWRDVYNWVYKERAFDNIVISPGPGSPACPSDIGVCLRILCECGDIPILGVCLGHQALGLVHGAKIVHAPEAIHGRLSEIEHNGCYLFNHIPSGINSGFKVVRYHSLVIDASSLPEDLVSIAWTASPKMLSFLDSDQPDGTPFWGSLNNLSLSNPSDYTSNGEVPITINNASNSDFYKIVMGIKHSSRPHYGVQFHPESVATHYGRQIFQNFKRITAEFGSQSSLFQERKVNFADQCNYVPKGLLHTERVDLCNSVGFSMLPERRSEKKFLRLRWRKIDNFVSRIAGSEAIFSVLFGHQNAEDTFWLDSSSVDQNRARFSFMGGKGGPLWKQMTFHLSNQRADCGGTITVRGAHGSAVKNSLNDGFLEFLNKEIESIEYNKKDFEGLPFDFHGGFVGYLGYGLKVECDASSNKAKSSTPDACFFFVDNLVVVDHNNGDVYILSLHAEHSSSNGNGVCSNTTHTPWLVETEKRLLGMIATAPGAPINGKSLTGSSNVNTQSFVVEKSKDQYIKDVRSCLDYIRDGESYELCLTTRMRRGIEYINALQLYLKLRKQNPAPYAAWLNFSSENLSICCSSPERFLRLDRNAILEAKPIKGTIARGRTPEEDECLRLQLKYSEKDQAENLMIVDLLRNDLGKVCEPGSVHVPRLMEVESYKSVHTMVSTIRGTKKPDLSTIDCVKAAFPGGSMTGAPKVRSMEILDSLESSPRGIYSGSIGFFSYNRTFDLNIVIRTVILHDGEATIGAGGAIVALSDPEAEYAEMMLKARTPTKVVEECSQTIYSSDRSDSMRTTIS; encoded by the exons ATGGCCGCGCTCCGCCTCCCCGCCCCGCCGACGGCGGCGAGGTGGGGCCCGACGccgccctccgcctccgcctccgcgcggtGGCTCAGCTCCGTGGGCCGGGGAGGCCCCCGGAGGCTCGTGGCTCGGGGAGGCAAGAAGGGGCAGGAGGAGCCGCCGGTGAGGACGCTCCTGATCGACAACTACGACAGCTACACCTATAACATCTTCCAGGAGCTCTCCGTCGTCAACGGCG TGCCGCCTGTGGTGGTGCGCAACGACGAGTGGTCGTGGAGGGACGTGTACAACTGGGTGTACAAGGAGAGGGCCTTCGACAACATCGTGATCTCGCCGGGCCCAGGATCCCCGGCGTGCCCTAGCGACATAG GTGTATGTCTGCGGATACTTTGCGAGTGCGGAGATATACCCATCCTCGGTGTCTGCCTTGGCCACCAG GCCTTGGGGTTAGTCCACGGTGCTAAGATCGTCCATGCTCCTGAAGCTATACATGGACGACTTAG TGAAATTGAACATAATGGATGCTACCTCTTTAATCATATCCCATCAGGTATAAACTCTGGATTCAAG GTAGTGCGCTACCATTCACTTGTAATAGACGCGAGCTCTCTGCCCGAGGATCTTGTATCAATAGCATGGACTGCTTCTCCCAAAATGCTATCTTTTCTTGATAGCGATCAGCCTGATGGTACTCCCTTCTGGGGGTCATTGAATAACCTGTCTTTATCAAATCCGTCAGATTACACTAGCAATGGTGAAGTGCCAATCACCATAAACAATGCTAGTAACTCAGATTTCTACAAGATCGTCATGGGCATCAAGCATTCTAGCAGGCCTCATTATGGAGTGCAG TTTCACCCAGAGAGTGTTGCTACTCATTATGGAAGACAGATTTTTCAAAACTTTAAGAGGATAACagctgaatttggatcacaatcatCGTTGTTTCAGGAAAGAAAG GTGAATTTTGCAGATCAATGCAATTATGTCCCAAAGGGCTTGTTACACACTGAAAGAGTGGATCTTTGCAATTCTGTTGGGTTTAGCATGCTTCCAGAGAGAAGAAGTGAGAAAAAATTCTTGCGGTTGAGATGGAGGAAGATTGATAACTTCGTCAGCCGCATAGCTGGTTCTGAAGCCATTTTTTCAGTGCTTTTTGGTCACCAGAATGCTGAAGATACATTTTGGCTTGATAGCTCATCAGTCGACCAG AACAGGGCACGCTTTTCATTCATGGGCGGTAAGGGTGGACCTCTGTGGAAGCAAATGACATTTCACCTCTCCAATCAAAG AGCCGATTGTGGAGGAACTATTACTGTTCGAGGTGCCCATGGATCTGCTGTGAAAAACTCTCTCAACGATGGCTTCTTGGAATTCTTGAATAAG GAAATTGAGTCCATTGAATACAACAAAAAGGATTTTGAAGGGTTGCCGTTTGACTTCCATGGTGGATTTGTTGGATATCTAGG GTACGGTCTTAAAGTCGAATGTGATGCATCATCTAACAAAGCTAAGTCAAGTACTCCTGATGCATGCTTCTTCTTTGTTGATAACCTTGTGGTGGTTGATCACAATAATGGTGATGTGTACATTCTATCATTACACGCCGAACATTCTTCAAGTAATGGTAATGGAGTTTGTAGTAATACAACACATACACCATGGTTAGTGGAGACTGAGAAGAGGCTTCTTGGGATGATTGCTACAGCACCAGGAGCACCGATCAATGGAAAGTCACTTACTGGATCATCCAATGTGAACACACAAAGTTTTGTCGTAGAAAAATCAAAGGATCAATATATTAAGGATGTTCGGAGTTGCTTGGATTATATCAGGGATGGAGAAAGTTATGAGTTGTGCCTAACTACTCGGATGAGGAGAGGGATAGAGTATATCAATGCCCTGCAACTGTACCTTAAATTGAGGAAACAAAACCCAGCCCCATATGCAGCCTGGCttaacttctcctcagaaaacctGAGTATATGCTGCTCTTCTCCTGAAAGGTTTCTGCGACTGGATCGAAATGCAATTCTAGAGGCAAAACCAATCAAAGGTACTATAGCACGTGGCAGAACACCGGAGGAAGATGAATGTCTACGTTTGCAACTGAAATACAG TGAAAAGGATCAGGCTGAGAACTTGATGATTGTCGATCTCTTAAGAAATGATCTGGGGAAGGTCTGCGAGCCTGGGAGTGTGCACGTTCCTCGCCTTATGGAAGTGGAGTCATACAAATCAGTTCACACCATGGTGAGCACCATCCGTGGAACAAAGAAGCCTGATCTCAGCACCATTGACTGTGTGAAAGCTGCCTTTCCAGGAGGCTCGATGACCGGGGCACCGAAAGTCAGATCGATGGAAATTCTTGACTCGCTCGAAAGCAGCCCGAGAGGAATATACTCGGGGTCGATCGGATTCTTCTCGTACAACCGCACGTTCGACCTGAACATAGTCATCAGGACGGTCATCCTGCATGATGGGGAAGCCACGATTGGGGCAGGCGGAGCGATTGTGGCTCTATCAGATCCCGAGGCGGAGTACGCCGAGATGATGCTCAAAGCAAGAACTCCAACAAAGGTTGTCGAAGAGTGCAGCCAGACAATATACAGTTCAGATCGATCGGATTCGATGCGGACGACTATAAGTTAG
- the LOC124697930 gene encoding probable aminodeoxychorismate synthase, chloroplastic isoform X3, with the protein MAALRLPAPPTAARWGPTPPSASASARWLSSVGRGGPRRLVARGGKKGQEEPPVRTLLIDNYDSYTYNIFQELSVVNGVPPVVVRNDEWSWRDVYNWVYKERAFDNIVISPGPGSPACPSDIGVCLRILCECGDIPILGVCLGHQALGLVHGAKIVHAPEAIHGRLSEIEHNGCYLFNHIPSGINSGFKVVRYHSLVIDASSLPEDLVSIAWTASPKMLSFLDSDQPDGTPFWGSLNNLSLSNPSDYTSNGEVPITINNASNSDFYKIVMGIKHSSRPHYGVQFHPESVATHYGRQIFQNFKRITAEFGSQSSLFQVNFADQCNYVPKGLLHTERVDLCNSVGFSMLPERRSEKKFLRLRWRKIDNFVSRIAGSEAIFSVLFGHQNAEDTFWLDSSSVDQNRARFSFMGGKGGPLWKQMTFHLSNQRADCGGTITVRGAHGSAVKNSLNDGFLEFLNKEIESIEYNKKDFEGLPFDFHGGFVGYLGYGLKVECDASSNKAKSSTPDACFFFVDNLVVVDHNNGDVYILSLHAEHSSSNGNGVCSNTTHTPWLVETEKRLLGMIATAPGAPINGKSLTGSSNVNTQSFVVEKSKDQYIKDVRSCLDYIRDGESYELCLTTRMRRGIEYINALQLYLKLRKQNPAPYAAWLNFSSENLSICCSSPERFLRLDRNAILEAKPIKGTIARGRTPEEDECLRLQLKYSEKDQAENLMIVDLLRNDLGKVCEPGSVHVPRLMEVESYKSVHTMVSTIRGTKKPDLSTIDCVKAAFPGGSMTGAPKVRSMEILDSLESSPRGIYSGSIGFFSYNRTFDLNIVIRTVILHDGEATIGAGGAIVALSDPEAEYAEMMLKARTPTKVVEECSQTIYSSDRSDSMRTTIS; encoded by the exons ATGGCCGCGCTCCGCCTCCCCGCCCCGCCGACGGCGGCGAGGTGGGGCCCGACGccgccctccgcctccgcctccgcgcggtGGCTCAGCTCCGTGGGCCGGGGAGGCCCCCGGAGGCTCGTGGCTCGGGGAGGCAAGAAGGGGCAGGAGGAGCCGCCGGTGAGGACGCTCCTGATCGACAACTACGACAGCTACACCTATAACATCTTCCAGGAGCTCTCCGTCGTCAACGGCG TGCCGCCTGTGGTGGTGCGCAACGACGAGTGGTCGTGGAGGGACGTGTACAACTGGGTGTACAAGGAGAGGGCCTTCGACAACATCGTGATCTCGCCGGGCCCAGGATCCCCGGCGTGCCCTAGCGACATAG GTGTATGTCTGCGGATACTTTGCGAGTGCGGAGATATACCCATCCTCGGTGTCTGCCTTGGCCACCAG GCCTTGGGGTTAGTCCACGGTGCTAAGATCGTCCATGCTCCTGAAGCTATACATGGACGACTTAG TGAAATTGAACATAATGGATGCTACCTCTTTAATCATATCCCATCAGGTATAAACTCTGGATTCAAG GTAGTGCGCTACCATTCACTTGTAATAGACGCGAGCTCTCTGCCCGAGGATCTTGTATCAATAGCATGGACTGCTTCTCCCAAAATGCTATCTTTTCTTGATAGCGATCAGCCTGATGGTACTCCCTTCTGGGGGTCATTGAATAACCTGTCTTTATCAAATCCGTCAGATTACACTAGCAATGGTGAAGTGCCAATCACCATAAACAATGCTAGTAACTCAGATTTCTACAAGATCGTCATGGGCATCAAGCATTCTAGCAGGCCTCATTATGGAGTGCAG TTTCACCCAGAGAGTGTTGCTACTCATTATGGAAGACAGATTTTTCAAAACTTTAAGAGGATAACagctgaatttggatcacaatcatCGTTGTTTCAG GTGAATTTTGCAGATCAATGCAATTATGTCCCAAAGGGCTTGTTACACACTGAAAGAGTGGATCTTTGCAATTCTGTTGGGTTTAGCATGCTTCCAGAGAGAAGAAGTGAGAAAAAATTCTTGCGGTTGAGATGGAGGAAGATTGATAACTTCGTCAGCCGCATAGCTGGTTCTGAAGCCATTTTTTCAGTGCTTTTTGGTCACCAGAATGCTGAAGATACATTTTGGCTTGATAGCTCATCAGTCGACCAG AACAGGGCACGCTTTTCATTCATGGGCGGTAAGGGTGGACCTCTGTGGAAGCAAATGACATTTCACCTCTCCAATCAAAG AGCCGATTGTGGAGGAACTATTACTGTTCGAGGTGCCCATGGATCTGCTGTGAAAAACTCTCTCAACGATGGCTTCTTGGAATTCTTGAATAAG GAAATTGAGTCCATTGAATACAACAAAAAGGATTTTGAAGGGTTGCCGTTTGACTTCCATGGTGGATTTGTTGGATATCTAGG GTACGGTCTTAAAGTCGAATGTGATGCATCATCTAACAAAGCTAAGTCAAGTACTCCTGATGCATGCTTCTTCTTTGTTGATAACCTTGTGGTGGTTGATCACAATAATGGTGATGTGTACATTCTATCATTACACGCCGAACATTCTTCAAGTAATGGTAATGGAGTTTGTAGTAATACAACACATACACCATGGTTAGTGGAGACTGAGAAGAGGCTTCTTGGGATGATTGCTACAGCACCAGGAGCACCGATCAATGGAAAGTCACTTACTGGATCATCCAATGTGAACACACAAAGTTTTGTCGTAGAAAAATCAAAGGATCAATATATTAAGGATGTTCGGAGTTGCTTGGATTATATCAGGGATGGAGAAAGTTATGAGTTGTGCCTAACTACTCGGATGAGGAGAGGGATAGAGTATATCAATGCCCTGCAACTGTACCTTAAATTGAGGAAACAAAACCCAGCCCCATATGCAGCCTGGCttaacttctcctcagaaaacctGAGTATATGCTGCTCTTCTCCTGAAAGGTTTCTGCGACTGGATCGAAATGCAATTCTAGAGGCAAAACCAATCAAAGGTACTATAGCACGTGGCAGAACACCGGAGGAAGATGAATGTCTACGTTTGCAACTGAAATACAG TGAAAAGGATCAGGCTGAGAACTTGATGATTGTCGATCTCTTAAGAAATGATCTGGGGAAGGTCTGCGAGCCTGGGAGTGTGCACGTTCCTCGCCTTATGGAAGTGGAGTCATACAAATCAGTTCACACCATGGTGAGCACCATCCGTGGAACAAAGAAGCCTGATCTCAGCACCATTGACTGTGTGAAAGCTGCCTTTCCAGGAGGCTCGATGACCGGGGCACCGAAAGTCAGATCGATGGAAATTCTTGACTCGCTCGAAAGCAGCCCGAGAGGAATATACTCGGGGTCGATCGGATTCTTCTCGTACAACCGCACGTTCGACCTGAACATAGTCATCAGGACGGTCATCCTGCATGATGGGGAAGCCACGATTGGGGCAGGCGGAGCGATTGTGGCTCTATCAGATCCCGAGGCGGAGTACGCCGAGATGATGCTCAAAGCAAGAACTCCAACAAAGGTTGTCGAAGAGTGCAGCCAGACAATATACAGTTCAGATCGATCGGATTCGATGCGGACGACTATAAGTTAG
- the LOC124697930 gene encoding probable aminodeoxychorismate synthase, chloroplastic isoform X1, which translates to MAALRLPAPPTAARWGPTPPSASASARWLSSVGRGGPRRLVARGGKKGQEEPPVRTLLIDNYDSYTYNIFQELSVVNGVPPVVVRNDEWSWRDVYNWVYKERAFDNIVISPGPGSPACPSDIGVCLRILCECGDIPILGVCLGHQALGLVHGAKIVHAPEAIHGRLSEIEHNGCYLFNHIPSGINSGFKVVRYHSLVIDASSLPEDLVSIAWTASPKMLSFLDSDQPDGTPFWGSLNNLSLSNPSDYTSNGEVPITINNASNSDFYKIVMGIKHSSRPHYGVQFHPESVATHYGRQIFQNFKRITAEFGSQSSLFQERKVHSLGKLEKSQVNFADQCNYVPKGLLHTERVDLCNSVGFSMLPERRSEKKFLRLRWRKIDNFVSRIAGSEAIFSVLFGHQNAEDTFWLDSSSVDQNRARFSFMGGKGGPLWKQMTFHLSNQRADCGGTITVRGAHGSAVKNSLNDGFLEFLNKEIESIEYNKKDFEGLPFDFHGGFVGYLGYGLKVECDASSNKAKSSTPDACFFFVDNLVVVDHNNGDVYILSLHAEHSSSNGNGVCSNTTHTPWLVETEKRLLGMIATAPGAPINGKSLTGSSNVNTQSFVVEKSKDQYIKDVRSCLDYIRDGESYELCLTTRMRRGIEYINALQLYLKLRKQNPAPYAAWLNFSSENLSICCSSPERFLRLDRNAILEAKPIKGTIARGRTPEEDECLRLQLKYSEKDQAENLMIVDLLRNDLGKVCEPGSVHVPRLMEVESYKSVHTMVSTIRGTKKPDLSTIDCVKAAFPGGSMTGAPKVRSMEILDSLESSPRGIYSGSIGFFSYNRTFDLNIVIRTVILHDGEATIGAGGAIVALSDPEAEYAEMMLKARTPTKVVEECSQTIYSSDRSDSMRTTIS; encoded by the exons ATGGCCGCGCTCCGCCTCCCCGCCCCGCCGACGGCGGCGAGGTGGGGCCCGACGccgccctccgcctccgcctccgcgcggtGGCTCAGCTCCGTGGGCCGGGGAGGCCCCCGGAGGCTCGTGGCTCGGGGAGGCAAGAAGGGGCAGGAGGAGCCGCCGGTGAGGACGCTCCTGATCGACAACTACGACAGCTACACCTATAACATCTTCCAGGAGCTCTCCGTCGTCAACGGCG TGCCGCCTGTGGTGGTGCGCAACGACGAGTGGTCGTGGAGGGACGTGTACAACTGGGTGTACAAGGAGAGGGCCTTCGACAACATCGTGATCTCGCCGGGCCCAGGATCCCCGGCGTGCCCTAGCGACATAG GTGTATGTCTGCGGATACTTTGCGAGTGCGGAGATATACCCATCCTCGGTGTCTGCCTTGGCCACCAG GCCTTGGGGTTAGTCCACGGTGCTAAGATCGTCCATGCTCCTGAAGCTATACATGGACGACTTAG TGAAATTGAACATAATGGATGCTACCTCTTTAATCATATCCCATCAGGTATAAACTCTGGATTCAAG GTAGTGCGCTACCATTCACTTGTAATAGACGCGAGCTCTCTGCCCGAGGATCTTGTATCAATAGCATGGACTGCTTCTCCCAAAATGCTATCTTTTCTTGATAGCGATCAGCCTGATGGTACTCCCTTCTGGGGGTCATTGAATAACCTGTCTTTATCAAATCCGTCAGATTACACTAGCAATGGTGAAGTGCCAATCACCATAAACAATGCTAGTAACTCAGATTTCTACAAGATCGTCATGGGCATCAAGCATTCTAGCAGGCCTCATTATGGAGTGCAG TTTCACCCAGAGAGTGTTGCTACTCATTATGGAAGACAGATTTTTCAAAACTTTAAGAGGATAACagctgaatttggatcacaatcatCGTTGTTTCAGGAAAGAAAGGTTCACAGTCTTGGTAAACTGGAAAAATCTCAA GTGAATTTTGCAGATCAATGCAATTATGTCCCAAAGGGCTTGTTACACACTGAAAGAGTGGATCTTTGCAATTCTGTTGGGTTTAGCATGCTTCCAGAGAGAAGAAGTGAGAAAAAATTCTTGCGGTTGAGATGGAGGAAGATTGATAACTTCGTCAGCCGCATAGCTGGTTCTGAAGCCATTTTTTCAGTGCTTTTTGGTCACCAGAATGCTGAAGATACATTTTGGCTTGATAGCTCATCAGTCGACCAG AACAGGGCACGCTTTTCATTCATGGGCGGTAAGGGTGGACCTCTGTGGAAGCAAATGACATTTCACCTCTCCAATCAAAG AGCCGATTGTGGAGGAACTATTACTGTTCGAGGTGCCCATGGATCTGCTGTGAAAAACTCTCTCAACGATGGCTTCTTGGAATTCTTGAATAAG GAAATTGAGTCCATTGAATACAACAAAAAGGATTTTGAAGGGTTGCCGTTTGACTTCCATGGTGGATTTGTTGGATATCTAGG GTACGGTCTTAAAGTCGAATGTGATGCATCATCTAACAAAGCTAAGTCAAGTACTCCTGATGCATGCTTCTTCTTTGTTGATAACCTTGTGGTGGTTGATCACAATAATGGTGATGTGTACATTCTATCATTACACGCCGAACATTCTTCAAGTAATGGTAATGGAGTTTGTAGTAATACAACACATACACCATGGTTAGTGGAGACTGAGAAGAGGCTTCTTGGGATGATTGCTACAGCACCAGGAGCACCGATCAATGGAAAGTCACTTACTGGATCATCCAATGTGAACACACAAAGTTTTGTCGTAGAAAAATCAAAGGATCAATATATTAAGGATGTTCGGAGTTGCTTGGATTATATCAGGGATGGAGAAAGTTATGAGTTGTGCCTAACTACTCGGATGAGGAGAGGGATAGAGTATATCAATGCCCTGCAACTGTACCTTAAATTGAGGAAACAAAACCCAGCCCCATATGCAGCCTGGCttaacttctcctcagaaaacctGAGTATATGCTGCTCTTCTCCTGAAAGGTTTCTGCGACTGGATCGAAATGCAATTCTAGAGGCAAAACCAATCAAAGGTACTATAGCACGTGGCAGAACACCGGAGGAAGATGAATGTCTACGTTTGCAACTGAAATACAG TGAAAAGGATCAGGCTGAGAACTTGATGATTGTCGATCTCTTAAGAAATGATCTGGGGAAGGTCTGCGAGCCTGGGAGTGTGCACGTTCCTCGCCTTATGGAAGTGGAGTCATACAAATCAGTTCACACCATGGTGAGCACCATCCGTGGAACAAAGAAGCCTGATCTCAGCACCATTGACTGTGTGAAAGCTGCCTTTCCAGGAGGCTCGATGACCGGGGCACCGAAAGTCAGATCGATGGAAATTCTTGACTCGCTCGAAAGCAGCCCGAGAGGAATATACTCGGGGTCGATCGGATTCTTCTCGTACAACCGCACGTTCGACCTGAACATAGTCATCAGGACGGTCATCCTGCATGATGGGGAAGCCACGATTGGGGCAGGCGGAGCGATTGTGGCTCTATCAGATCCCGAGGCGGAGTACGCCGAGATGATGCTCAAAGCAAGAACTCCAACAAAGGTTGTCGAAGAGTGCAGCCAGACAATATACAGTTCAGATCGATCGGATTCGATGCGGACGACTATAAGTTAG
- the LOC124697930 gene encoding probable aminodeoxychorismate synthase, chloroplastic isoform X4 has product MLLKLYMDDLVKLNIMDATSLIISHQVVRYHSLVIDASSLPEDLVSIAWTASPKMLSFLDSDQPDGTPFWGSLNNLSLSNPSDYTSNGEVPITINNASNSDFYKIVMGIKHSSRPHYGVQFHPESVATHYGRQIFQNFKRITAEFGSQSSLFQERKVHSLGKLEKSQVNFADQCNYVPKGLLHTERVDLCNSVGFSMLPERRSEKKFLRLRWRKIDNFVSRIAGSEAIFSVLFGHQNAEDTFWLDSSSVDQNRARFSFMGGKGGPLWKQMTFHLSNQRADCGGTITVRGAHGSAVKNSLNDGFLEFLNKEIESIEYNKKDFEGLPFDFHGGFVGYLGYGLKVECDASSNKAKSSTPDACFFFVDNLVVVDHNNGDVYILSLHAEHSSSNGNGVCSNTTHTPWLVETEKRLLGMIATAPGAPINGKSLTGSSNVNTQSFVVEKSKDQYIKDVRSCLDYIRDGESYELCLTTRMRRGIEYINALQLYLKLRKQNPAPYAAWLNFSSENLSICCSSPERFLRLDRNAILEAKPIKGTIARGRTPEEDECLRLQLKYSEKDQAENLMIVDLLRNDLGKVCEPGSVHVPRLMEVESYKSVHTMVSTIRGTKKPDLSTIDCVKAAFPGGSMTGAPKVRSMEILDSLESSPRGIYSGSIGFFSYNRTFDLNIVIRTVILHDGEATIGAGGAIVALSDPEAEYAEMMLKARTPTKVVEECSQTIYSSDRSDSMRTTIS; this is encoded by the exons ATGCTCCTGAAGCTATACATGGACGACTTAG TGAAATTGAACATAATGGATGCTACCTCTTTAATCATATCCCATCAG GTAGTGCGCTACCATTCACTTGTAATAGACGCGAGCTCTCTGCCCGAGGATCTTGTATCAATAGCATGGACTGCTTCTCCCAAAATGCTATCTTTTCTTGATAGCGATCAGCCTGATGGTACTCCCTTCTGGGGGTCATTGAATAACCTGTCTTTATCAAATCCGTCAGATTACACTAGCAATGGTGAAGTGCCAATCACCATAAACAATGCTAGTAACTCAGATTTCTACAAGATCGTCATGGGCATCAAGCATTCTAGCAGGCCTCATTATGGAGTGCAG TTTCACCCAGAGAGTGTTGCTACTCATTATGGAAGACAGATTTTTCAAAACTTTAAGAGGATAACagctgaatttggatcacaatcatCGTTGTTTCAGGAAAGAAAGGTTCACAGTCTTGGTAAACTGGAAAAATCTCAA GTGAATTTTGCAGATCAATGCAATTATGTCCCAAAGGGCTTGTTACACACTGAAAGAGTGGATCTTTGCAATTCTGTTGGGTTTAGCATGCTTCCAGAGAGAAGAAGTGAGAAAAAATTCTTGCGGTTGAGATGGAGGAAGATTGATAACTTCGTCAGCCGCATAGCTGGTTCTGAAGCCATTTTTTCAGTGCTTTTTGGTCACCAGAATGCTGAAGATACATTTTGGCTTGATAGCTCATCAGTCGACCAG AACAGGGCACGCTTTTCATTCATGGGCGGTAAGGGTGGACCTCTGTGGAAGCAAATGACATTTCACCTCTCCAATCAAAG AGCCGATTGTGGAGGAACTATTACTGTTCGAGGTGCCCATGGATCTGCTGTGAAAAACTCTCTCAACGATGGCTTCTTGGAATTCTTGAATAAG GAAATTGAGTCCATTGAATACAACAAAAAGGATTTTGAAGGGTTGCCGTTTGACTTCCATGGTGGATTTGTTGGATATCTAGG GTACGGTCTTAAAGTCGAATGTGATGCATCATCTAACAAAGCTAAGTCAAGTACTCCTGATGCATGCTTCTTCTTTGTTGATAACCTTGTGGTGGTTGATCACAATAATGGTGATGTGTACATTCTATCATTACACGCCGAACATTCTTCAAGTAATGGTAATGGAGTTTGTAGTAATACAACACATACACCATGGTTAGTGGAGACTGAGAAGAGGCTTCTTGGGATGATTGCTACAGCACCAGGAGCACCGATCAATGGAAAGTCACTTACTGGATCATCCAATGTGAACACACAAAGTTTTGTCGTAGAAAAATCAAAGGATCAATATATTAAGGATGTTCGGAGTTGCTTGGATTATATCAGGGATGGAGAAAGTTATGAGTTGTGCCTAACTACTCGGATGAGGAGAGGGATAGAGTATATCAATGCCCTGCAACTGTACCTTAAATTGAGGAAACAAAACCCAGCCCCATATGCAGCCTGGCttaacttctcctcagaaaacctGAGTATATGCTGCTCTTCTCCTGAAAGGTTTCTGCGACTGGATCGAAATGCAATTCTAGAGGCAAAACCAATCAAAGGTACTATAGCACGTGGCAGAACACCGGAGGAAGATGAATGTCTACGTTTGCAACTGAAATACAG TGAAAAGGATCAGGCTGAGAACTTGATGATTGTCGATCTCTTAAGAAATGATCTGGGGAAGGTCTGCGAGCCTGGGAGTGTGCACGTTCCTCGCCTTATGGAAGTGGAGTCATACAAATCAGTTCACACCATGGTGAGCACCATCCGTGGAACAAAGAAGCCTGATCTCAGCACCATTGACTGTGTGAAAGCTGCCTTTCCAGGAGGCTCGATGACCGGGGCACCGAAAGTCAGATCGATGGAAATTCTTGACTCGCTCGAAAGCAGCCCGAGAGGAATATACTCGGGGTCGATCGGATTCTTCTCGTACAACCGCACGTTCGACCTGAACATAGTCATCAGGACGGTCATCCTGCATGATGGGGAAGCCACGATTGGGGCAGGCGGAGCGATTGTGGCTCTATCAGATCCCGAGGCGGAGTACGCCGAGATGATGCTCAAAGCAAGAACTCCAACAAAGGTTGTCGAAGAGTGCAGCCAGACAATATACAGTTCAGATCGATCGGATTCGATGCGGACGACTATAAGTTAG